atatagtttcaatagtttttattctatctctctataaattatagtttttattctatctctctataatatagtttttattctatatctctataatatagtttttattctatatctctatgatatagtttttattctatctatttataattcatttgtaTCTATAAATAGTATATGTCCAAGATATGATAAGAAAAAAGGTCATTAAAAGGGAAACACCAAAAAATGTTGACTGACAAGGTTTTGATGATCTGTACCAAATTTCtactgtgtttttttcaaagtctgatCCATACCAAATTTGAAGGTGTGCGTTACTGATAAAGTCTGGTGTGATGATTTCAACGATGATGAAATGTGATAAAGTTTTACCTTGGGTGAAATCCTGAATTCTCACCTAAATCACTAgtgtttttgaatgtttttgctGTACAAAATGAATACTCTATTTCTATGATTACTGTACATATGAAGGTCTCTGATATCCCAATGATGATAACATGCTACAACAACATTATACATCTACCTTTGGTAACATATACAATGTCTGACTTaactaaaattgtataaaacaatcatgcttttatttacacatatatacatatatatacaaagaaagTAAGGGTAGAGTACTTGGGTAAAGGGGGACTCAGGGAGTAAGACTAAGGGCAGGTTTACTTCTATCTTTTTAtagttttcatttttgccaGAGAATTCCTAACCTGTTGAGACTTTTTAAAAGACCAAACCGTCAATGAAGTGTTCAAGATACAATCATCACTATaacatcaatcaaccaatcaatgaaGTGTTCAAGATACAATCATCACTATaacatcaatcaaccaatcaatgaaGTGTTCAAGATACAATCATCACTATaacatcaatcaaccaatcaatgaaGTGTTCAAGATACAATCATCACTATaacatcaatcaaccaatcaatgaaGTGTTCAAGATACAATCATCACTATaacatcaatcaaccaatcaatcaataccaTCAATCATTTATTACTTGTCAGGTAATTTGGGGGCAACTGgccaaaaatacaaatttgaaccTACTCCTCTCAACGACACACAATTTTACTAAGCTGAAACATCCGACACCTCAAACTGTACCCTCTTAAAGACCTCCAAAAACCATTCAGACTATGACTCTTCATGAAATGCCTCCTGAACCAAACTCTCCTCATAGCTGCTCTGCCTTCCTCATCCCAAATTACAACTATATCCTGCTCATCAGTAAAGACCTCGTCATCCTCTAGAGACAGCTCCTCCACATCACTTACACATTCTTCTAAATCCAAAGGACCACAGCAAGGTAAAACCCTGGAGATTACATGTACATACTGCATCTGCAGATTTCGACCCTCACTTTCCAAGTTTGCGCCGAACATCTGCAGAGTCTCAACTCTCATCATCACTCTCCAACCTGTGTCTTACCTCACCACAATCCTCAGATAGGGCCTCCAAATCTTCTGAAACCTGAAGAACTTTCCTCTCTAAATCCACCCAAAACTGATCAGCCTGCTGCTGCTCCTGTTCCCAGGTTGAGAAAAGGTCAGCATCATCTGTGTCGAAAACCAACTCATGTTCCTCTACCTCCTCAAACACCGCTGTATCATTTTCAACAGTGTCATCCAAAGTAGAAATGACTTCTACCTCAAATGGCATTGCTGAAAACAATGCAACACGGGGTGCTTCCACCAAACACTGCTCCGGGTCAGCAGCCCTTGGTAGCTCAGGAGACTCCACCACAGGGGAAGGAACACGTTCTAAACACCACAAACCTTGAACCTGGGGTGACCTCTCCGACTCAAAACATGATCTTACCGAAGGACCATACGGACACAGACCTACTAAGTTGACGAACTCTCTCACCATACACAGTATACCAGTCATTTTCTTGctttttttgtcgttttgtcTGAAAATACAGAAGAGTTAAATGATCTTAGTTATGTTTGTTAATAAGTAGACAACAATAAGTTACAATAAAATGCTTTGATGAGCCCAGCCCCATACGACCGCAGTAGTCAAACCCTGAACATTTGGTGCAAGTTTGgataaaacattcaaacttgACTCACCTTCTGAATTTGgtttgtgatcaaatttttgacatagtATAATGTTTCtgacagaaaaataaatgtggtgAATTTATCTAGCAAAAATTGCAAAttaagtcaatagaccatgactgaggttAACTTGAAACAACATTTGTAACTGGTAGCTAAGAGAATTTATGATCATTAATACATTATTCAATTAAACAAGTGAAACCCACTCAGCTGTAGTGGTGATTTTGAGAGTTATTGGTAATAAGGTATACcaaataacatgtttttttccagtgtaaaatttatcaatttttaatgaataaagtaaacaaaatattttggcggtttaTCACTTTGGCGAATTCAAAACTTGTATCAATACTTATGCATTTACATTTTGTTCTATCTGCATAAATGAGCGAAATTTAAGACTCCGTGAAAATAAGCCGCTATACAGCTAGTATTATGTTCAGCAGAATTTTTCCATAAATTGCTTCCAACCTATGAAATAAGACATCTAAATGTTTTGTTGACAGTTGTTTGATTTAGATGGAAGCTAAAACCATGGCAAGTCTTCACAATACTTTTTCAGATTAATTTATAATTGACAATGAAATTCTAGTAAGCaatttcaaacatgtttcaacTGAAGTAAACATCCACTTGTAATTTTACCCATCTGATGATTTtataagcctttttcaactgatttttttagttcgttcttatgttgtactgttataccactgtcccaggttagagggagggttgggatcctgctaacatgttttaaattaacccgccacattatttatatgcctgtcccaagtcaggagcctgtaattcagtggttgtcgtttgtttatgtgtatacataaaattgagaaaggaaatggtgaatatgtcaaagcgacaaccacccgaccatagagcagacaacagctgaaggcaaccaatgggtcttcaatgtagcgagaattcccgcacccgtaggtgtccttcagctggcccctaaaaatatgcataatagtacagtgattatggacgtcatactaaactccgaattatacacaagaaactaaaacatacttgtttttcgttcattttttttacataaacaaggccgtaagttttctcattgaattgttttgcattgtcttatcggggccttttatagctgactatgcggtatgggctttgcatgctcattgttgaaggccgtacggtgacctatagttgttaatgtctgtcattttagtcttttgtggatagttgtctcattggcaatcataccacatcttcttttttatattgtcttctAAAAGTgatgaattatatttatattatcagtAAATAGGCATCCCTTAGGAGTCAATTGCATGGCATTTTGGGTGATTTGACTTTTTGTAGGTGTTTCTTTGAAaaacattcttgctgtttacagtatatttctatttttaataatattcaaaataaccacaaattttccttaaaattaccaattcagggtcATCAACCCAACAACGAATTGTCTGATTCAGCTGATAATTTTAGGGTGGATCAATCTCAACCTGATCAAAATTTTTACCTGAgcatcagatttgctcttaatgctttagTTTCCAAGTTAAAGCCAAAGCCTGCATTGTCCCTATATTCTTTTTAAGGCATGTCTGCCATCTTTGTTTGCAGGCAGGATCATCagacaaattttaaaactaaatacctcAATTATGCTCAAAAATTTCATCTAGGAGCAAGTGAGTATATCTACTTTTAAAGATTAAGAAATTTCTTAATCAAGactgcaaattttttttctattatactTAAaatagggacgacatcaaaagatcaatgtaggATAACAAACTGAAATCAAATGgtttgggggtggggtgggggcgTTTAACTGCTGCAAGTTTGGTTATCcaacattgatttttacatttatcaatattgGTCCCTTAATATATCTTGTATATTGTTGTATACATTGTAGTTTGGAGTTGCAGCTGTGAGGGTTTAAATAGgatattaaaatcacaaaagaaaGCTGGTAGATTAATACCAGACACAGACACTTCTCCTTACAAGCCCTTATTCAAACACTAGATAAAACTAGGCTTTTATATGCACTGATTGTTAAAGTGCATTATTTACGGTTCCTATTTTTGGCCACTGATACAACTAACCAAGGGTCTACGGCCAGGTAAGATACTCACAAACCATGTAAAACATAAATGGTCAAGTTTTTTCAATTGAAAGAAGGCATTTGTTAACTCAGAGAACTAAATAGTTCATGAATAGGATCTACAAAACATTCATTCTATTAAAGGTTTTAAGAATAAAACTGAAAACTAATTTGTTCACACATGCTTTTTCataattcttaaaatatttctttctaatggtaatttttgaatttatatttaaacatttttaattagtACAGTTTATTGTATCCTTCATTCTGCCAGACccattttatatacattttattttgttacggatttaattttttgtttcactttttttaataGTTACAAAGTGTATGTAAGTGATcgtgttttaataaaaagaattattgaattttaatgtaacAGAGTGACACAACTTTGTTTGAATTACATCTTTGATGTTTTTCATGACTAAAATGTCCAGAATACTTAGTATAGATACCAGTATACTACCATTTTGGATTGTAAAATAGCAGTTCACCACTGGCTGATCCAGAGGGTGTCCAGAGGTTGGACCCCTTTTTTTAAGCGACCAATGCATAAGAACAGGAAAATATGGTTGGAACCCACTCCCCTCCACttttgaaaatggctggatctgcacATGAGTTCACTTTAGGTCTAGTTCTTTGCTTAAATCTGTcaatttttagataaatttaTGGATTCAACTCTTTATCTGAATAAAGTAAAACAAGTGATTTATTCTCATTTATgcaagaaacaaatacataagtTCGTTCAAATTCAAATTGTTAACTTAGTAATTGAAGGGTAGATAACTCCAAaggtaatttttattaaaaagaaatgatagagaATTTCTCATATATAGATCAGAAAACAACATTCAGTCATTACCTTAGGAccttctcatattttatttcaaaattctatctaaaattttttttttattcacaaaaaagTGTTtctttaaaggggcactagctgtcaaaatcatggtcaccaatttgactcaaattctcatatttgatttataactatgtaaaacatttatccaaactatcaaaagtctaaaataaagtttacagagcatggggtagatgatATATAGGTTcgttttgtatgtattttagtCCActgacgccatctaattaactatcgatttgacctcagatgaccatataagcgatgcaAACattaataaagatatgaatagataaaaccaacacgtgcaattggatttttataggtctgtttgattttattttatagattaaaaatagatgtttctcattgtttttaagtGCATcaaattagtaatcaaatgatttaccgtagtttcactttcattgttgacattctttttcttttaaaaataaccagtacacgtacaatgcatgcgttgtcaatctctagctaggggttaaattgaagttcacataaATACGGATTGAAAGAGGTCGACTAATTCACTTGCATGTGAATgactaatta
The nucleotide sequence above comes from Mytilus trossulus isolate FHL-02 chromosome 5, PNRI_Mtr1.1.1.hap1, whole genome shotgun sequence. Encoded proteins:
- the LOC134718241 gene encoding uncharacterized protein LOC134718241, with translation MSTITLSLNSRNIEQNDKKSKKMTGILCMVREFVNLVGLCPYGPSVRSCFESERSPQVQGLWCLERVPSPVVESPELPRAADPEQCLVEAPRVALFSAMPFEVEVISTLDDTVENDTAVFEEVEEHELVFDTDDADLFSTWEQEQQQADQFWVDLERKVLQVSEDLEALSEDCGEVRHRLESDDES